A stretch of Eleutherodactylus coqui strain aEleCoq1 chromosome 2, aEleCoq1.hap1, whole genome shotgun sequence DNA encodes these proteins:
- the LOC136611075 gene encoding E3 ubiquitin/ISG15 ligase TRIM25-like, with translation MASAAVRDELLCSICLSTYTDPVMLRCGHNFCRVCIHRVLDTQEESGVYSCPECRERSRRRPELMRCLALCNIMENFLITPPTQMETGIFCTYCVDSPVSATKSCLHCEASLCKKHLRVHSKSAEHVLCEPSDNLEDRKCSVHKKILEYYCTEDAICICVSCSLAGEHRGHQVELLDEASEKKGKLRNVLQKLTTKREETEERVRSLEESRRKDQEKASGEAERVTALCRDIRRQLDDLEKRVLSEISRQEKEESLLVSALIQKLEIQKDELSRKMRHMEELCNMTDPLTVLQEPDTGDLYDPEEEGGDEGTGGHDEGDEDTGGHEKMLNNVDGPDVAVISDTLHTLCDIVTGIRRGIYVEGPADILLDVNTAGNNIHISYDQKTATSIHGMQTSPETVERFQYYQVMSRRRFSSGRHYWDVEISRSEWWRVGMCYPSIHRRGQQSSIGDNNKSWCLRRYNNQYSVIHDSEEILLPRKISSNRFRIYLDIEAGRLSFYELCNPIRHLHTFTAAFSETLHAALRVYAGSITILKEATSGRNHNRN, from the coding sequence ATGGCGTCTGCTGCTGTGAGAGACGAgctgctctgctccatctgtctgagcacttatacagatcctgtaatgctgagatgtggacacaacttctgccGGGTCTGTATTCATCGTGTGCTGGATACACAGGAGGAGTCAGGAGTTTATTCCTGTCCTGAATGCAGAGAAAGGTCTCGGAGGCGGCCAGAACTGATGAGATGCTTAGCTCTGTGTAACATCATGGAGAACTTTCTGATTACTCCTCCGACACAGATGGAAACTGGGATCTtctgcacttactgtgtggactCTCCTGTATCGGCCACTAAATCCTGTCTGCATTGTGAAGCTTCTCTGTGCAAGAAACACCTTAGAGTTCACAGCAAGTCAGCAGAACACGTCTTATGTGAGCCCAGTGACAACCTGGAGGACAGGAAATGTTCTGTCCATAAGAAGATCCTAGAATATTACTGCACTGAGGATGCCATCTGTATCTGTGTGTCCTGCAGTCTGGCTGGAGAACATCGGGGTCATCAGGTGGAGTTGCTGGATGAGGCCTCTGAGAAAAAGGGGAAGCTGAGAAATGTTCTTCAGAAACTGACCACAAAGAGGGAGGAAACTGAGGAAAGAGTCCGGAGTCTGGAGGAGAGCAGGAGAAAAGATCAAGAAAAAGCATCTGGAGAAGCGGAGAGAGTCACTGCCCTGTGTAGAGACATCAGGAGACAGCTGGACGATCTGGAGAAGAGGGTCCTCAGCGAGATCTCCAGGCAAGAGAAGGAAGAGTCCCTCTTAGTCTCTGCTCTGATCCagaagctggaaatacagaaggacgagctgtccaggaagatgagacACATGGAGGAGCTGTGTAACATGACTGATCCACTGACTGTCTTACAGGAACCAGACACCGGGGACTTGTATGATCCTgaggaggagggaggtgatgaGGGCACGGGGGGACATGACGAAGGTGATGAGGACACAGGGGGACATGAAAAAATGCTCAATAATGTAGATGGTCCAGATGTGGCTGTGATCTCAGATACATTACACACATTATGTGACATAGTAACAGGTATAAGGAGGGGGATCTATGTGGAGGGTCCTGCAGACATATTACTGGATGTAAACACAGCTGGTAATAATATCCATATATCATATGACCAGAAAACTGCAACCAGCATACATGGAATGCAAACTTCTCCAGAAACAGTAGAGAGATTCCAGTATTATCAGGTGATGAGCAGgaggagattctcctcaggacgACATTACTGGGATGTGGAGATCAGTAGATCAGAGTGGTGGAGGGTGGGGATGTGTTACCCCAGTATACacaggagggggcagcagtcaTCCATTGGAGATAATAACAAATCATGGTGTTTGAGGAGGTATAATAATCAGTATTCAGTGATCCATGACAGTGAAGAGATCCTGTTACCTCGCAAGATCTCCAGTAATAGATTCAGGATCTATCTGGATATTGAGGCCGGGCGGTTGTCCTTTTATGAGCTGTGTAATCCTatcagacacttacacaccttcACTGCCGCCTTTTCCGAAACTCTTCATGCTGCATTACGTGTATATGCTGGTTCTATAACTATATTGAAAGAAGCAACAAGTGGGAGAAACCATAATAGAAACTGA